A single genomic interval of Daucus carota subsp. sativus chromosome 1, DH1 v3.0, whole genome shotgun sequence harbors:
- the LOC108217491 gene encoding uncharacterized protein LOC108217491 yields the protein MSNLTKLEFNALDISGNNYLTWILDAEIHLNAMGLGDTIKGGNIKSEQDKAKAMIFLRHHLHEGLKTEYFTVKDPSILWKELKERYDHQKTITSQLKLCGENVSDKDMLEKTYSTFHANNMLLQQQYRERGFTKYSELISVLLLAEQNNELLMKNHQARPTGSTPFPEVNVVTTNDSEQNKQFGRGRGHGRGFVRGRGRARGRGFGHGRSYTHQPHSNFKKKSHHLKWTRNEEKPKGSTVVTRTESICHRCGMKGHWSRTCRTAKHLVDLYQASLKGVETNFTEKNDPLEIAHLEAHLGSGNQVDPSSLTHMEVGDFFEDGIVEMTKFDGGEN from the exons ATGTCAAATCTTACAAAGCTCGAATTTAACGCTCTTGATATCTCTGGCAACAATTATTTAACATGGATTCTTGACGCTGAAATCCATCTCAATGCTATGGGTCTTGGAGACACCATAAAAGGAGGCAATATAAAATCTGAACAAGATAAAGCAAAGGCTATGATATTTCTTCGCCATCATCTACACGAGGGTTTAAAAACTGAATACTTTACTGTTAAGGATCCCTCAATCCTTTGGAAGGAACTAAAAGAAAGATATGATCATCAGAAAACG ATAACTTCTCAACTGAAATTATGCGGTGAAAATGTCTCTGATAAAGACATGTTGGAAAAGACTTATTCTACTTTCCATGCCAATAATATGCTCCTGCAGCAGCAATATCGTGAACGAGGattcacaaaatattcagaACTTATTTCAGTGTTACTACTTGCTGAGCAAAATAATGAGCTCTTAATGAAAAATCATCAAGCACGTCCAACTGGATCAACACCATTCCCTGAAGTGAATGTTGTGACCACTAACGATTCTGAGCAAAATAAACAATTTGGACGTGGACGAGGGCATGGACGTGGATTTGTACGTGGACGTGGACGTGCCCGTGGACGAGGTTTTGGGCATGGTCGAAGTTATACTCACCAACCTCACTCAAACTTTAAAAAGAAATCTCACCACCTGAAGTGGACAAGAAATGAGGAAAAACCAAAGGGAAGTACAGTGGTTACAAGGACTGAAAGTATATGTCACCGTTGTGGAATGAAAGGCCACTGGAGTCGTACCTGTCGTACGGCCAAACATTTGGTCGACCTCTATCAAGCCTCTTTAAAAGGTGTTGAAACTAATTTTACTGAGAAAAATGATCCCTTGGAAATTGCCCATCTAGAAGCACACCTTGGAAGTGGAAATCAAGTTGATCCTTCAAGCCTGACTCATATGGAAGTTGGTGATTTTTTTGAGGATGGGATTGTGGAGATGACCAAATTTGATGGCGGCGAGAACTAA